In Acidimicrobiales bacterium, one DNA window encodes the following:
- a CDS encoding homogentisate 1,2-dioxygenase, which yields MHYRSVGDVPAKRHLRTPAPGGGLLFEELMGEEGFSGDSSLLYHLRSPSALVAAGEAGGGPDGAEVSDGTGDTRMALVPNEPLLPRHLHTSKLAPGGDPSGGRHLLLGNEDVRLSWVAADRSGPLWRNALGDELAYVQAGEGALESVFGRLAVRPGDYVVVPRSTCHRWVVPDGGRLELLVVEARGHIRPPHRYLSPTGQFLEQAPYCERDVRGPDEPLVVDDGPVDVLVRHRHGVTRHTLASSPFDVIGWAGCVYPWAFSIHDFEPLVGAIHQPPHVHQTFEGPGFVVCSFVPRPYDFHEGAIKVPYHHANVDSDEVIFYSAGDFMSRAGSGIGAGSISVHPAGFVHGPQPGSLEAAADRDRTEEVAVMVDTFRPLLLGPAALDVADDAYPWSWSRRA from the coding sequence ATGCACTACCGCAGCGTCGGCGACGTCCCGGCCAAGCGCCACCTGCGCACTCCGGCGCCCGGTGGCGGGTTGCTGTTCGAGGAGTTGATGGGCGAGGAGGGCTTCAGCGGCGACTCGTCGCTGCTGTACCACCTTCGGTCGCCATCGGCCCTCGTCGCCGCCGGGGAGGCGGGCGGCGGGCCCGACGGAGCCGAGGTCTCCGACGGCACCGGCGATACCCGGATGGCGCTGGTTCCGAACGAGCCGCTGCTGCCGCGGCACCTGCACACGTCGAAGCTGGCCCCCGGAGGCGACCCATCCGGCGGGCGCCATCTGCTCCTCGGCAACGAGGACGTGCGGCTGTCATGGGTCGCCGCCGACCGCAGTGGACCTCTCTGGCGCAACGCCCTGGGCGACGAGCTGGCGTACGTGCAGGCGGGCGAGGGTGCGCTCGAGTCGGTGTTCGGGCGCTTGGCCGTGCGTCCCGGCGACTACGTCGTCGTGCCCCGATCGACCTGCCACCGTTGGGTCGTCCCCGACGGCGGCCGGCTGGAGCTGCTGGTGGTGGAGGCTCGAGGTCACATCCGCCCGCCCCACCGCTACCTCTCGCCGACCGGCCAGTTCCTGGAGCAGGCGCCGTACTGCGAGCGGGACGTCCGCGGGCCGGACGAACCCCTGGTCGTCGACGACGGTCCGGTCGACGTGCTCGTGCGCCACCGCCACGGCGTCACCCGGCACACGCTGGCCTCCTCACCCTTCGACGTGATCGGTTGGGCCGGCTGCGTGTACCCCTGGGCGTTTTCGATCCACGACTTCGAGCCCTTGGTGGGTGCCATCCACCAGCCGCCCCACGTTCACCAGACGTTCGAAGGTCCCGGGTTCGTGGTGTGTTCGTTCGTGCCCCGTCCCTATGACTTCCACGAAGGGGCGATCAAGGTGCCCTACCACCACGCCAATGTGGACAGCGACGAGGTGATCTTCTACTCGGCCGGGGACTTCATGAGCAGGGCCGGGTCGGGTATCGGTGCCGGCTCGATCTCCGTGCATCCCGCCGGCTTCGTACACGGACCACAGCCGGGCAGCCTCGAGGCGGCCGCCGACAGGGACCGCACCGAGGAGGTGGCGGTCATGGTCGACACCTTCCGTCCCCTGCTCCTGGGTCCGGCCGCGCTCGACGTCGCCGACGACGCCTACCCGTGGAGCTGGTCGCGCCGGGCGTGA